One window of the Cryptomeria japonica chromosome 7, Sugi_1.0, whole genome shotgun sequence genome contains the following:
- the LOC131039798 gene encoding adenylate-forming reductase 06235-like, which yields MAVLEKKSSSCRSVSSHKVFPIHESMIFQKSQSVRSSSHFCDLEIEGDEDDVEQQTELDSTSLYIFPQQDNLVPPPTFIKVPSKKPSQAPKPGESRMWVILLDQGLFTVYKRLFLLSVALNSTALILAATGHFPYARKEAALFSVGNILALVLCRNEAFLRCVFWVSVKVLGRSWVPLPIKTVTTSFLQCLGGIHSGCGVSSIVWLIYSLVQTLRHSETSSPEIRGVAGAILALLVISSLAAFPLIRHLHHNVFEGFHRFSGWTALALLWVFVVLSAAYVPAEKSYQLRGSVLARKQDFWFTLVITSLIILPWLTVRKVTVQISSASGHASLIKFPGGIRAGLLGRISRSPLSDWHAFGIISDGKDEHMMLAGAVGDFTKSLVSDPPKYLYTRCVKFAGLPYLINMYKKVVVVATGSGICVFLSFLIQPCPIEMYVIWVAKEMEKNFGQDIMKWIKNYPREKKIIHDTVFLGRPNVPQMTVEAVKKWGAEVVIVTSNPSGSRDVVNGCKTAGIPAFGPIWDS from the coding sequence ATGGCTGTTCTTGAAAAAAAGTCCTCAAGTTGTCGTAGCGTGTCTTCCCACAAGGTTTTCCCCATCCATGAATCTATGATCTTCCAAAAATCACAGAGTGTTCGCTCCAGTAGCCATTTCTGTGATTTGGAAATTGAAGGCGATGAAGATGACGTTGAGCAACAGACTGAGCTGGATTCAACAAGCCTCTATATTTTCCCACaacaggataaccttgtcccaccgCCCACTTTTATTAAAGTTCCTTCCAAGAAGCCATCACAAGCACCCAAGCCGGGTGAATCCCGTATGTGGGTGATACTGCTGGATCAGGGTCTTTTTACTGTTTACAAGCGTCTATTCCTTCTCTCCGTTGCACTCAATTCAACTGCCCTCATTTTGGCTGCCACCGGTCATTTTCCATACGCTAGGAAAGAAGCTGCTCTTTTTTCAGTAGGGAATATTCTAGCATTAGTATTGTGCCGCAACGAGGCCTTTCTTAGATGCGTGTTCtgggtgtcggtgaaggttttagGAAGGTCATGGGTTCCACTCCCTATCAAGACTGTCACAACATCGTTCCTTCAGTGCTTAGGAGGAATTCACAGCGGCTGCGGTGTTTCCTCCATCGTCTGGTTAATTTATTCCCTCGTGCAAACCCTTCGCCACTCTGAGACCTCCTCCCCGGAGATAAGAGGTGTGGCAGGGGCCATACTAGCGCTTCTGGTGATAAGCTCACTCGCAGCATTCCCTCTGATCCGGCACTTACACCACAACGTCTTCGAAGGATTCCATCGTTTCTCCGGCTGGACTGCGCTCGCTTTGCTCTGGGTTTTCGTCGTGCTCTCTGCAGCTTACGTTCCTGCGGAGAAATCCTACCAACTGCGCGGTTCAGTTCTTGCAAGGAAGCAGGATTTCTGGTTCACTTTAGTCATCACCAGTCTCATTATCCTGCCGTGGCTAACAGTGAGGAAAGTTACGGTGCAAATATCGTCTGCTTCCGGTCACGCTAGTTTGATAAAATTCCCCGGCGGGATCAGAGCGGGTCTTCTCGGGCGCATCAGCAGATCTCCACTATCAGACTGGCATGCGTTTGGAATAATCTCTGACGGGAAAGATGAACACATGATGCTCGCCGGAGCAGTGGGAGATTTTACTAAAAGCTTGGTATCTGATCCGCCAAAATATTTGTATACTCGTTGTGTTAAATTTGCAGGGCTGCCTTATCTGATAAACATGTACAAGAAAGTGGTTGTGGTGGCCACAGGCTCGGGCATCTGTGTGTTTCTGTCCTTCTTGATTCAGCCTTGCCCAATAGAGATGTATGTCATTTGGGTGGCCAAAGAGATGGAGAAAAACTTTGGACAGGATATTATGAAATGGATTAAGAACTACCCTCGTGAAAAAAAGATTATTCACGACACAGTTTTTCTAGGTCGTCCAAACGTGCCGCAGATGACAGTGGAAGCAGTAAAAAAATGGGGAGCAGAAGTTGTGATAGTGACTAGTAATCCGAGCGGGAGCAGAGACGTGGTGAATGGATGCAAAACTGCAGGAATTCCAGCTTTTGGTCCAATATGGGACTCTTGA